A single region of the Triticum dicoccoides isolate Atlit2015 ecotype Zavitan chromosome 2B, WEW_v2.0, whole genome shotgun sequence genome encodes:
- the LOC119362184 gene encoding required for meiotic nuclear division protein 1 homolog, which translates to MELSRIRTFEKRLLRPLLSLPSRSRSFQTLARASPPPPCAPSLLLLLRTRHLAPHPHRRASLPPLRSFASVSPAPSAPGKDLQGSNGNDDDDGLPPAPLPPPPEELGSDDDAYYQEQLLEYAQEDEARLVPVKAYFPCTSINLKSLQSQNSFNVIPPTSRATNYVVLRYYDVKGDPEGFKTGVIDESHCHYMVVFQYGSIVLFNVSDHEADGYLKIVERHASGLLPEMRKDDYAVVERPAMEKWMEGGLDFIILKDLSIDGIRTIGSVLGQSIALDYYIRQVDGMVAEFTDINRGMEKTGTFTMERKKLFQLVGKANSNLADVILKLGLFERSDIAWKNANYAQIWEFLRDEYELTQRFGNLDFKLKFVEHNIRFLQEILQNRKSDFLEWLIIILISVEILISVYNIVQEQM; encoded by the exons ATGGAGCTCTCCAGGATCCGGACCTTCGAGAAGCGCCTCCTCCGGCCGCTCCTCTCCCTGCCGTCGCGCTCCCGGTCGTTCCAGACCCTGGCCCGCGCCTCCCCTCCGCCGCCCTgcgccccctccctcctcctcctgctccgcacGCGCCACCTCGCTCCCCATCCCCACCGCCGCGCCTCGCTGCCGCCCCTCCGCTCCTTCGCCTCCGTCTCCCCGGCCCCGTCGGCCCCGGGGAAGGACCTCCAGGGCAGCAAcggcaacgacgacgacgacggcctcCCGCCCGcgcccctcccgccgccgcccgaggaGCTCGGCTCCGACGACGACGCCTACTACCAGGAGCAGCTGCTCGAGTACGCGCAGGAGGACGAGGCCCGCCTCGTCCCCGTCAAGGCCTACTTCCCCTGCACCAG CATCAACCTCAAGAGCCTCCAGTCGCAGAATTCCTTCAATGTCATCCCGCCCACTTCGCGTGCCACCAATTATGTCGTCCTCAGATACTATGATGTCAAGGGAGACCCAGAG GGTTTTAAGACTGGTGTCATAGATGAGAGCCATTGCCACTACATGGTAGTTTTCCAATATGGGTCCATCGTGCTGTTCAATGTTTCTGACCATGAAGCAGATGGATACCTAAAAATTGTCGAGAGGCATGCTTCAGGATTACTGCcagagatgagaaaagatg ATTACGCCGTTGTTGAGAGGCCTGCCATGGAGAAGTGGATGGAGGGTGGACTTGATTTTATTATACTGAAGGACCTGAGTATTGATGGTATTCGGACAATTGGAAGTGTCCTTGGTCAGAGTATTGCTCTTGACTATTATATCCGGCAA GTGGATGGAATGGTTGCTGAGTTCACGGATATAAACCGTGGAATGGAAAAAACTGGTACCTTCACTATGGAGAGGAAAAAGCTTTTCCAGTTGGTTGGAAAGGCTAACTCTAACTTGGCAGATGTCATTCTTAAGCTTGGACTTTTTGAGAG GTCagacattgcttggaagaacgcaaACTATGCGCAGATCTGGGAGTTCCTCCGGGACGAGTACGAGCTAACCCAAAGATTCGGAAACCTTGACTTCAAGCTGAAATTTGTTGAG CACAACATCCGGTTCCTCCAGGAGATCCTCCAGAACAGGAAGTCGGACTTCCTGGAGtggctcatcatcatcctcatcagcgTGGAGATCTTGATATCTGTGTATAACATTGTCCAGGAGCAGATGTAG
- the LOC119362185 gene encoding L-ascorbate peroxidase 2, cytosolic — translation MAAKCYPTVSDEYLAAVAKARRKLRGLIAEKNCAPLMLRLAWHSAGTFDVATKTGGPFGTMKCPAELAHGANAGLDIAVRLLEPIKEQFPILSYADFYQLAGVVAVEVTGGPEVPFHPGRQDKPEPPPEGRLPDATQGSDHLRQVFSTQMGLSDQDIVALSGGHTLGRCHKERSGFEGAWTANPLIFDNSYFTELLSGEKEGLLQLPTDKTLLTDPAFRPLVDKYAADEDAFFADYAEAHLKLSELGFGEAGCC, via the exons ATGGCCGCCAAGTGCTACCCGACGGTCAGCGACGAGTACCTCGCGGCCGTCGCCAAGGCCAGGCGCAAGCTCCGCGGCCTCATCGCCGAGAAGAACTGCGCGCCCCTCATGCTCCGCCTCGC GTGGCACTCGGCCGGGACCTTCGACGTGGCCACCAAGACCGGCGGCCCCTTCGGCACCATGAAGTGCCCCGCGGAGCTCGCGCACGGCGCCAACGCCGGCCTCGAcatcgccgtcaggctgctcgagcCCATCAAGGAGCAGTTTCCCATCCTCTCCTACGCCGACTTCTACCAG CTCGCTGGAGTCGTCGCCGTCGAGGTCACCGGCGGGCCTGAGGTTCCCTTCCACCCGGGGAGACAG GACAAGCCCGAGCCTCCTCCAGAAGGCCGTCTTCCTGATGCCACCCAAG GCTCTGACCACCTCAGGCAGGTGTTTTCCACTCAGATGGGTTTGAGTGACCAGGACATTGTTGCTCTTTCTGGTGGTCACACCCTG GGAAGATGCCACAAGGAGAGATCCGGCTTTGAGGGAGCATGGACCGCCAATCCTTTGATCTTCGACAACTCTTACTTCAC TGAGCTCCTGAGTGGAGAGAAGGAAGGCCTTCTTCAGTTGCCGACCGACAAGACCCTCCTGACCGACCCGGCCTTCCGCCCACTTGTGGACAAATATGCTGCG GATGAGGATGCGTTCTTTGCTGACTACGCTGAGGCACACCTCAAGCTCTCCGAATTGGG ATTTGGCGAGGCGGGCTGCTGCTGA
- the LOC119362186 gene encoding arogenate dehydratase/prephenate dehydratase 2, chloroplastic-like, which yields MAAASSSLRIPAPTHHPAAGARPRRLPFHAVSVRPRRSAVSASSSPQQGDGDDADGPAGVPVPVPFPRDSAIALPRPLTSADLMGEASGEGLRVAYQGCPGAYSEAAARKAYPSCETVPCEYFETAFQAVEKWAADRAVLPLENSLGGSIHRNYDLLLRHRLHIVGEVRLAVRHCLLANRGVKIENLRSAMSHPQALAQCEQTLTQLGIEHREAVDDTAGAAKQIAEENLQDTAAVASSLAAQLYGLDILAENIQDDADNVTRFMMLAREPIIPRTDKPFKTSIVFSLEEGPGQLFKALAVFALRKINLTKMESRPHKKRPLRVADDNSTPLKHFDYLFYVDFEASMADPNAQNALSNLKQEFATFLRVLGSYPTDVTEA from the exons atggccgccgcctcctcctcgctcCGGAtccccgcaccaacccaccaccccgCCGCGGGGGCGCGTCCGCGGCGGCTGCCCTTCCACGCCGTCTCCGTCCGCCCCCGCCGCTCCGCggtctccgcctcctcctccccgcagcagggcgacggcgacgacgccgACGGGCCCGCCGgcgtgcccgtgcccgtgccctTCCCCCGCGACTCCGCCATCGCGCTGCCTC GGCCGCTGACGAGCGCGGATCTGATGGGGGAGGCCAGCGGGGAGGGCCTCAGGGTCGCATACCAG GGCTGCCCGGGCGCCTACAGCGAGGCCGCCGCCAGGAAGGCCTACCCGAGCTGCGAGACCGTGCCCTGCGAGTACTTCGAGACCGCCTTCCAG GCCGTTGAGAAGTGGGCGGCTGACCGCGCGGTGTTGCCGCTGGAGAATTCCTTGGGCGGCAGCATACATCGCAACTACGACCTCCTGCTTCGCCATCGGCTGCACATTGTGGGCGAGGTGCGGCTGGCGGTTCGTCATTGCCTGCTCGCCAACCGTGGCGTCAAGATTGAGAACCTGCGGAGTGCCATGAGCCATCCTCAG GCTCTTGCGCAGTGTGAGCAAACACTGACGCAGCTGGGAATTGAACATAGAGAAGCTGTTGATGATACAGCCGGTGCAGCCAAG CAAATTGCAGAAGAAAATCTCCAAGACACTGCTGCCGTTGCCAGTTCATTGGCTGCTCAACTTTATGGACTGGATATTCTTGCAGAAAATATCCAG GATGACGCAGATAATGTAACCCGTTTCATGATGCTGGCTCGGGAACCCATCATTCCTCGCACTGATAAGCCATTCAAG ACTAGCATAGTGTTCTCTTTGGAAGAAGGACCTGGACAACTCTTCAAGGCGCTTGCAGTATTTGCTCTGAGGAAAATTAACCTCACCAAG ATGGAAAGCCGTCCACACAAGAAAAGGCCTCTACGTGTAGCTGATGATAACTCCACGCCGCTGAA GCACTTCGACTACCTTTTCTATGTGGATTTCGAGGCATCAATGGCTGATCCGAATGCACAAAATGCTCTGAGTAACTTAAAG caagAGTTCGCCACCTTCCTAAGAGTTCTTGGGAGCTATCCTACCGATGTCACCGAAGCATGA